Part of the Vibrio celticus genome, CCGGTTCTGGTCTGATACAAGGATTCTAGAATCAGCGAATTTAGACGTTGTGAAACCAGTAAAGGCAGAAAGTCTTTTTCATATGGTCGAGGGAGATCGCTTTGACTACTTACCACTCGGTGTTCATGAATCCCATGGTGTCGTTCGAGACCAGCATGAGCTTGAGCTAGCGGTTGAAGAAAATATTCTTCTTGTTTACCCATCAGCCATGTATTTCTATGTGTCTAAAGAAAATAAGCAGCTGTACCATTCATTGAACTCCGGATTAGAAATGGCGATAGCCGACGGCAGTTTTGATGAGGTTTTCTATAACTCTCAGCTTATTAAAGAGACATTTAAGTCAAGCCTAATAGCTGAAAGAAACATCATTAACATTAAAAACCCATATTTACCTCTTGATGCACCAATTAATAGAAAAGAGCTTTGGCTTGATATTAATCGATAGAATAGGTTCGAGAAAATGAATAATAGTTTAAGTAAATCACTCTCAATTTTCCTTATCTTAGTCGGGCTTGTTGGGATCGCTATCGGTGGTGGCACCAGCTATTTCACGGTTAAAGACCGACTGAACACGGCGTACACGCAAGATCTAGAATCTACAATCGGCTTGGCAGATGCGGCATTAGTAGAGGCAATATTTGCCTATGATTTTGAACAAGCTCAGGCGGTTACGGATGCATTGTTAAACTCTGAAATACTGCATTCTGTCACAGTCGTTGACCAGCGTGGTAAAGCGATCGCTAGTTCAGGTACTCAACATACAGAACTAAGCACACGAGCGCATTCGGTAGAACGCGGTGGTTCGAAAATTGGTACGATTACCTTCCAGTTTGACCCTGCAATTATTGCTCAAAGTATGCAAAATGAAATGCTGCTGATGATGTTTGGCATAGTGTTGGTTTTGGTACTCGTTATTGTCAGTGTCTATTTCTTCATGCGCAAACTTGTTATTCAGCCTATTGATGATGTTACAAAGTCACTTTATCGCTTATCCAAAGGTGATGCGGACTTGTCGCAGCGTATTGCTGTTAAAAGTGAGAATGAAATTGGGCGGTTAACCAAGAACTTTAATAACTTGATGGATAACCTAATGGATATGATTGCTGGTGTTGTGAATAATAGCAATCATATAAGAGAGATATCGAATACGCTGACTACTGCGGCGCAGCAATCGCAGGATGATTCTCACGCTCAGCAAATTTCAATGCAAACCGCTGCTTCATCGTTAGAGGAGATCAGTGTCTCTGCTGAAGATGTTTACCGAAACGCAGAAACGACATTGGCCAAAACTCAAGATGCAATCGAATGTGTTGAGGAAGGTGGTCGTCTGGTTGAGCAAAACGGGACATTGGCTACGAATCTATCTGACCAAATTAGTGAAACATCCCGAAGAATTGATAATCTGATTCAGTCCTCGTCTGATATAGGTTCAGTCGTAGAGGTGATTTTAAATATTGCAGAGCAAACGAATTTATTAGCACTAAATGCAGCGATAGAAGCGGCTAGGGCAGGCGATCAGGGACGCGGTTTTGCGGTGGTCGCTGATGAGGTAAGAGCACTGGCACAGAAAACCCAGAATTCAACATCGGAAATTGAGAGTATTGTTTCGGGCTTACAAGCTAACGCTAAAAACGCTGCGGATTCAATGGTGGCGAGTTTAGGGTCATCTCAGGAGGTCACTGCAGCAGCAAATAGCCTATCTCAAAATTTGAAGCAGATTTCTGCGAATATTGATTCAATTAACAGTATGAATAGTGAAGTTGCTGTTTCGACCAAGCAACAAAGTGAAGTAACAAAGACGATTGCTGTGAATATTGATGAGCTAAATCAGTTATCTGCATCTTTATCAGCAAATGCGACGGAAGTAAATGCCAAAGTCGAAGAGCTTCAGGGAGTGAATCATAGTTTAACGGCGAATATCGGACGTTTTAATATGTAACGTTGATAACTTTTCGATATAGTTGTTCCTAGAAAGTGGCGTTTACGCCACTTTTTTTCTAGGTGTTATATTGGAGTGGTATATTGAAGAGAAGGAGCCGATGAACAAGAAAGATGTACATTCATTTAATAAAAAGTCATTAAATGAATGTACTAATTAGATTAGGTTGCAAGCGATTTACTTGAATTTAATCCGTTGGTTGTTTTCTCCATCACAAGACGCTTGAATAATGCTACCGCCGTTTGTTGCTTGGCTATTAGCAACCTCAAGACATTTACCCGTCTTCTTATTTCGTAATTCAAAAGTGTTACTGCCCTTGTCGAATAACGTCCACAACTGATTTTCTTCTGCCGAATTACAAATATACTGCTGGATAGTAGCGCCATCTTTCCATTGAGATGCGTCTGGTTTTAACTCAACACAGAGTTGACTGTTATCTGATTGAATTAAATACTCACTGTTTGATACTGGAGTGAAAGTGAAACGTTGATTGCTATTTGACGTGTTGCAACTCCATTGTTGATAGGTACTACCATTCCACGTTGCTCCATCTTTTACATCGAGGCATCTATTACTATGAATAAACTGTAAACTAGTTGTATCACTTGGAGGGACAACGCCGTTATTATCGTTGTCTCGAACTGGTTTATAAACACGGATCCAGTCAACGTACATTTTATTTTTCGAGCTATCGGCTAGATCCGCATCAGAAGCAACGATACCAGCCTCTGAACGCCACGAATGGTCTTCAGTGTCAAGTATAATGAACATCTCTTCATCCATGTTAAACTGGCTCTTATCTAGAGTTTGTCCAGTGTAATCCTTGTCTTTCATCAACACTTGTTCCCACGAACCTTTCGGTGTCTTTACACCATCTATATAGAACGTCACTTCTGTAGGACTTTTCCAATAGGCAGCAAAGCGGTGGAAACCATCCCTCCAATATGTCCCCCAACTTGGTTCGTTGTGTGTCTGGTCGTTGAAATCACTTTTAATTGTGTTATCAGAGTTTCTAAGGAAAACATGAAAGTTAGTCGACATGTTTTTCGCAAACCAGGTATCCTTCGCTCCACCATATACCTCGAGAATATCAATTTCGCGTTGATCATTTTCACTCAATAACCAAAAATTTGATGAAAGCTCTAGATTACTAACTTTAATTCTAGCTTCCATGAAAATTGGATACTTTACTTTCGTCTTAGAGGTTACAACGCCAGCATTAACTTGTTCTGTACCTTGACGACGAGATGCGCTGATAATTAGGTTTCCATCCGAAACCCATGACTCGTTCGACTGCCAATAAGTTAAGCCTGGACCGGTCCATCCATGAAAATAAGTGTCGTTCCACTTGCTCGTGAAAGTGGTATTTTTACCCGAGTAGTTAAAAGAGTCGGAATAAGCTTCTTGTAACTCCCACTGTTGACCGTCGTCTAACTCTGCAGGAATTGGAATAGAATCCCAGTCATTCGCGAAAGCAGGATTTATGGCAATGGTGAGTAGAGAGAGTATTGGTAATTTCATTATTAATCCTTAAGTGTGGATATTAAAAATAGTTTGGTTGTAGTGCTAACCTTGTGTTTGCACTGTAATAATATAGTTCAACCAATGTTATTATTCGTTGATGTTTGAGTGGGTTTGGTAAATAGGTCGCTATAGGTTGGTGTTTATTATAAAAGTGAGACATAGCGCTTGTAATATTGCGATTCTTTATATAGTGCAGGTGATTTTTCTGGAAGTAGTTGTTTGTTGGTTGGATTATTTTGTTGAAACGGGTATGAGAGGATTTGTTCGGAGGTGAGAGGTGATGCAAACTATTAAAATATATATGAGAGCTCAGCAACAAGGTGAGCTCTCATATGGTTTTTTATATCCCTTACTTAGCTAATGATATTTTCTCCACGGTTTTCTTTTTGTTCTATTGTTACAGGCCAGCCTTCATAAATATTATCGAGGTTAGGATTATTGACATCAGCTAAGAAACGATCATAGACTGAACCTTAAGCATTAAGACCAGCATAAATCCCGTCTAACGTGATGTTTTTCTTTGACTTCCTCTGGGCGGACTTTTGTGCGTTCTTAAATATATAGCTAGAGGCCCATTCCAGTTTATTGCCTACGGTGTTTTTCAAGGTAGTTGTCATCATTTGCTTACTTATTAAGCAGCTTCTCTTTCTGGATTTAGGTGAACGTCACCAACAGGCGCACAGTTCCTGATATCACCAGACCACCGCTCAGGCTTTCGCTGTTTTGCAGCGAGCAATACCTCTACACGACGCTTCAAGATCTCTTTATCTTTTCCATTGTGACGCTCTGAAGGCGTGACGTAATTTAGCTGACTGTGCTTGTGCTCGGTGTTGTACCAGCGTACGAAGGCTTCAACCCAACTTCGGCTACTATCGATTGTTTCAAAGCCCTTTGTTGGCCAGCTTGGCATGTACTTTACCGTGCGGAACAATGACTCAACATACGGGTTATCATCACTGACTCTTGGGCGACTATACGATGAAGTAATACCTAACTCTTCCATTTTGGCTTTGAACGTCAACGACTTCATCGGCGCACCATTATCGGAGTGAAGAACCAGCGCTTGATTGAAGCACTGCTCTCGCATCAACGTTCGTTGCAGAAGTTGTGACGCCAGCTCACCGCATTCATGCTCATACACTTCATAACCAACAATTTTTCGACTGTAGATGTCCTCAATGACATACAGGTAATAATGTTGGCCTCGAACTTTTGAAGGTAAGTAAGTGATATCCCACGTATAGACTTGGTTCGAGTCCGTCGCTGTGTAACTGGTTGGCTTCGCTTGCTTCTGTCTGCTCCGCTGACGACCTCGTTTGTGAAGTTGCCCTGCGTACTCAACACTCGGTAGTAGCTCGACTCAGAGGCGATATACTCACCTCTATCAAGCAGTGTCGGGACGATTTGAGTTGGAGGCAAGCTTGCGAACTCAGAGCGGTTACACACCTCGATTATCGCATCACGCTCTTCCTGCGACAGCTTGTTAGCAGGCTCAGGTCTGAGGCATATTGGCCTTTTGTCAGCTTGAACTTCACCTTGCTGATACCAGCGACGATACGTTCTCAAGTCGATTTGAACTTCATGGCAAGCTGGCTCTAAACGACATCCGCATTGCTTCGCTTCAAGGATAAGAGTCACTATGGTCTGCCTTTCATCGGTTGAGGTTAGTCGTCCTCTGGCTCTTCCCCGTAAAAGGCTCTCAGCTTTTTTCTTAGTACCAAGAGAGCGGCCGTTTCAGCGAGTGCTTTTTCTTTGAGTCGTAAATCTTTCTTCAACTCTTTGATTTCAAGTTTGTCAGCTTTAGCCTGCTTCTTTGCTTCAGCTTCCTGCTCTTTACTCGACTTAAACCCTTGCATACAATCGCTGCGCCAGCTTTGGATTTGCTCTGGAAAAAGACCTTTTTCACGACAATATTGGCTGAGTTCACTTTCTGTCATTGAGTAGGTTTCAGCGACGATGGCGAGTTTAGTTTGAGCAGACCACTGCTCTGATGAAGTGTTGCTATTTGGCACTGCGGCTCCTGAACGTCTGAGTTGCTTGCGCCAATGATACAGGGTCGCAGTGCTAATTCCTTCCTCTTCCGACACTTCTTTAACTGACATTGAATATGGAGGCAACAGCTTCTTCAATATAGCTTCTTTTCTTTCTACTGAGATACGAGACACAATTACTCTTTATCGCCCAAACTGGTTAAATTTTAACAGTGACAACTACCCTGCCAGATAGGGCCTATTTCTGACCATGCCTTGTGGCTGATACATTCAAATATGGGCAACAGCCACACATCCACATTTTTTGCCGCCTTAAACAGCGAGACCGATGGCATTATCTGAAGCGCAGTACTGCGCCTGATGATCAGCGAGAGTAAACTGGCCCAGATAAGCCCATCAACGATGGCCTTTTGTGCGGTGACAAATCGTTGCCAGTTTGTGTGAGATTTTAATTCTTTAAAAAGCAACTCCACCTGCCATCGACAGCGGTAGATCGCCATTATGTCATCAGCAGTATAGGTACCTGAAGGCAAGTTAGTTAACCAAATACAGAATCGCTTTTCTTCGGCAAACCAACGTCTTACCACTCTAAATTCTTGCTTACCACTACGAACTTTAAGGTCGAGTACCTGTGAGCGATTAGTACCTCGAGTGATGTCTTTGAGCTTCTTTCCTTCTAGTTTAGATAAATGCCGGCCCTGACCGTTTCTCGCTTCTATAACATGAGGATTCAGGGACTTTGCTCCTCGAAAAATATAGAAACCACCATACAGTTCAAGCTCAGTAAAGAATTGGAAGTCAGGGTACCCTGCGTCAGCCAACAACAATTTGTTACTCATTGTTTTGGGGGCGGGCAAAAAGTCTCTTTCTGATGCTGTAT contains:
- a CDS encoding transporter substrate-binding domain-containing protein, whose translation is MKIYQSKNIFLMLVAISATFMAHAEIKTPMVFPGRDTLILELIDLALEKSAASHDITHADEYLSDARLVEEVRNGNIDVMWAGASQDLQNQLEAIKIPIFKGLAGYRTFVIEKNSQNKFFGVKNIDDLRKLKAGLGRFWSDTRILESANLDVVKPVKAESLFHMVEGDRFDYLPLGVHESHGVVRDQHELELAVEENILLVYPSAMYFYVSKENKQLYHSLNSGLEMAIADGSFDEVFYNSQLIKETFKSSLIAERNIINIKNPYLPLDAPINRKELWLDINR
- a CDS encoding RICIN domain-containing protein: MKLPILSLLTIAINPAFANDWDSIPIPAELDDGQQWELQEAYSDSFNYSGKNTTFTSKWNDTYFHGWTGPGLTYWQSNESWVSDGNLIISASRRQGTEQVNAGVVTSKTKVKYPIFMEARIKVSNLELSSNFWLLSENDQREIDILEVYGGAKDTWFAKNMSTNFHVFLRNSDNTIKSDFNDQTHNEPSWGTYWRDGFHRFAAYWKSPTEVTFYIDGVKTPKGSWEQVLMKDKDYTGQTLDKSQFNMDEEMFIILDTEDHSWRSEAGIVASDADLADSSKNKMYVDWIRVYKPVRDNDNNGVVPPSDTTSLQFIHSNRCLDVKDGATWNGSTYQQWSCNTSNSNQRFTFTPVSNSEYLIQSDNSQLCVELKPDASQWKDGATIQQYICNSAEENQLWTLFDKGSNTFELRNKKTGKCLEVANSQATNGGSIIQASCDGENNQRIKFK
- a CDS encoding methyl-accepting chemotaxis protein, coding for MNNSLSKSLSIFLILVGLVGIAIGGGTSYFTVKDRLNTAYTQDLESTIGLADAALVEAIFAYDFEQAQAVTDALLNSEILHSVTVVDQRGKAIASSGTQHTELSTRAHSVERGGSKIGTITFQFDPAIIAQSMQNEMLLMMFGIVLVLVLVIVSVYFFMRKLVIQPIDDVTKSLYRLSKGDADLSQRIAVKSENEIGRLTKNFNNLMDNLMDMIAGVVNNSNHIREISNTLTTAAQQSQDDSHAQQISMQTAASSLEEISVSAEDVYRNAETTLAKTQDAIECVEEGGRLVEQNGTLATNLSDQISETSRRIDNLIQSSSDIGSVVEVILNIAEQTNLLALNAAIEAARAGDQGRGFAVVADEVRALAQKTQNSTSEIESIVSGLQANAKNAADSMVASLGSSQEVTAAANSLSQNLKQISANIDSINSMNSEVAVSTKQQSEVTKTIAVNIDELNQLSASLSANATEVNAKVEELQGVNHSLTANIGRFNM